In Aureibaculum algae, the following are encoded in one genomic region:
- a CDS encoding glycoside hydrolase family 2 protein, which produces MKFKILICALFLFTYVKGFAQPSTISNHNSNSQLITSLDGYQWKMKMMLPGEGIKHGLNKLPPGDIETLVWNPAKVPGDVYTDLWKVGVIEDPYFGRNSVKAQWVMQYEWWYSMQFRVNQDLSDKVARIDFESIDHECDIWLNGHFIGSHKGSFSSFSFDVTQAIQSNPHWLKATNMLVIRLAPPPQVNANVAGLKTPWFGDYWRDLIPFGITGSIDLIFTGKSRIVDVYVKPIVENEKKVSVAFEIEVENTDKIPKEKKITISFQGQNFESKQQIISFKQVLQPGKQIIKKEIEVENPQLWWPWDLGKPNLYKARVSLDQGDINQDFKEVTYGLRKVEMEWNPGFTKDEVSFPRTTLINGKPIFIRSACWGGPPDIFVGRTSEEKYRKLIALAKEANMNNIRIFGWHPPEIPLFYKLCNEQGITVWQDIIPLGTGNIPNDPELLERIYQEGENVIKNRRNNPSIIMMEGGEEMLLRASDAQYANNFLKTLGDRYQDMVDLPYVPDSPLTCDVSKQAGYKPKEAVHALGYFYQMGRWPMEDWYKSLDYPIVPELAITSVPNVESLKKFIPENEMWPPGPSWGHHWADLDRLRIQNFDTFGDEKTGSLQEFVDATQDAQGIIFQLSIEHFRRNKPRTSGIALCHFITYWPDMKWAIVDNYLQPKRSFEFVKRGYQPLLINFNFEKRRWLNSDTFKGQFWVVNDYYKEYKNCKVSYIIADDNHKSLKKSSFKIDKIEENSSKQFFELEANILKNVQKNFYVTMELTSENGTTLSSNEYMFLIGDKKEASEKFNVMGEEIRDRNSIYSYGNYYQFFDKLTGENGEKQESEKEPVKARGFE; this is translated from the coding sequence ATGAAATTTAAAATTTTAATCTGTGCACTCTTCTTATTTACATACGTAAAAGGATTTGCTCAACCAAGCACTATTAGTAACCATAATTCAAATAGCCAACTAATAACAAGTTTAGATGGTTATCAATGGAAAATGAAAATGATGCTTCCAGGAGAAGGTATAAAACATGGATTGAATAAACTACCTCCAGGTGATATTGAAACATTGGTTTGGAATCCGGCAAAAGTTCCAGGTGATGTTTATACCGATCTATGGAAAGTTGGCGTAATTGAAGATCCTTATTTTGGAAGAAATAGCGTCAAAGCGCAATGGGTAATGCAATATGAATGGTGGTATTCTATGCAATTTAGAGTAAATCAAGATTTAAGCGATAAAGTTGCTCGAATAGATTTTGAATCAATCGATCACGAATGTGATATATGGTTAAATGGTCATTTTATAGGTAGTCATAAAGGTTCGTTCTCTTCCTTTTCTTTTGACGTTACCCAAGCAATACAATCAAATCCGCATTGGTTAAAAGCTACCAATATGTTGGTTATTAGATTAGCTCCACCTCCACAAGTAAATGCGAATGTAGCCGGCTTAAAAACACCTTGGTTTGGTGATTATTGGAGAGATTTAATTCCTTTTGGAATAACCGGTTCTATTGATTTAATTTTTACAGGAAAATCAAGAATAGTAGATGTTTATGTAAAACCAATTGTTGAGAATGAAAAGAAAGTTTCAGTAGCTTTTGAAATTGAAGTTGAAAATACCGATAAAATCCCAAAAGAAAAAAAAATTACCATTTCTTTTCAAGGACAAAATTTTGAAAGCAAACAGCAAATCATAAGCTTTAAACAAGTTCTTCAACCTGGAAAACAAATTATTAAAAAGGAAATAGAAGTTGAAAATCCGCAACTTTGGTGGCCTTGGGATTTAGGAAAACCTAATTTATATAAGGCGAGAGTTTCTTTAGACCAAGGAGATATCAATCAAGATTTTAAAGAAGTGACTTATGGCTTACGTAAAGTTGAAATGGAGTGGAATCCTGGTTTTACTAAAGATGAAGTGAGTTTTCCAAGAACAACACTTATTAACGGAAAACCAATATTTATTCGTTCAGCTTGCTGGGGCGGTCCGCCAGACATTTTTGTTGGTAGAACTTCAGAAGAAAAATATAGAAAATTAATTGCTTTGGCCAAAGAAGCCAATATGAATAACATCCGTATTTTTGGGTGGCATCCACCAGAAATTCCATTATTTTATAAATTGTGTAATGAGCAAGGAATTACGGTTTGGCAAGATATTATTCCTTTAGGTACGGGAAATATCCCTAATGACCCAGAGTTATTAGAACGCATTTATCAAGAAGGAGAAAATGTAATTAAAAACAGACGAAACAATCCTTCAATAATTATGATGGAGGGTGGAGAAGAAATGTTATTAAGAGCAAGTGATGCACAATATGCAAACAATTTCTTGAAAACATTGGGAGACAGATATCAAGATATGGTAGATTTACCATACGTTCCAGATTCCCCATTAACATGTGATGTTTCTAAACAGGCTGGTTACAAACCAAAAGAAGCTGTACACGCGTTAGGTTATTTTTATCAAATGGGAAGATGGCCTATGGAAGATTGGTATAAATCGTTAGACTATCCGATAGTTCCAGAATTGGCCATTACTTCGGTGCCAAATGTTGAAAGCCTCAAGAAATTTATTCCTGAAAATGAAATGTGGCCACCAGGTCCAAGTTGGGGACATCATTGGGCAGATTTAGATCGATTGCGAATTCAAAATTTTGATACTTTCGGCGATGAAAAAACAGGATCTTTACAGGAATTTGTAGATGCAACTCAAGATGCTCAGGGAATCATTTTCCAACTATCTATTGAACATTTCAGAAGAAATAAACCTAGAACAAGTGGTATAGCCTTATGTCATTTTATTACGTATTGGCCTGATATGAAATGGGCGATAGTTGACAATTATTTGCAACCAAAACGTTCTTTTGAATTTGTAAAAAGAGGCTATCAGCCCTTATTGATTAATTTCAATTTTGAAAAACGCAGATGGTTAAATTCTGATACTTTTAAAGGTCAATTCTGGGTTGTGAATGATTATTATAAGGAATATAAAAATTGTAAAGTATCTTATATTATTGCTGATGACAACCACAAATCGTTAAAAAAATCATCTTTTAAAATTGATAAAATTGAAGAAAATAGTTCAAAACAATTTTTTGAGTTAGAGGCTAATATCCTTAAAAATGTTCAAAAGAATTTTTATGTAACGATGGAGCTTACTAGTGAAAACGGAACTACTTTATCTTCAAATGAGTACATGTTTTTAATTGGAGATAAAAAAGAAGCATCTGAAAAATTTAATGTGATGGGTGAAGAAATTAGAGATAGAAATAGTATCTATTCTTACGGAAATTATTACCAATTCTTTGACAAACTAACTGGTGAGAACGGCGAAAAACAAGAAAGCGAAAAAGAACCTGTAAAGGCAAGAGGTTTTGAATAA
- a CDS encoding alpha/beta hydrolase-fold protein, whose translation MEYNRELHQKLTNANIPHEYHEFDGEHEWKYWQEHIKDTLLFFNKFVS comes from the coding sequence ATTGAGTACAACAGGGAATTACATCAAAAATTAACCAATGCTAACATTCCGCATGAGTATCACGAATTTGATGGAGAACATGAGTGGAAATATTGGCAAGAACATATAAAAGATACCTTGTTGTTTTTTAACAAGTTTGTTAGTTAA
- a CDS encoding IS256 family transposase, translated as MNTELEKQLEALLGKITNKEDFDQVKEQLLKRGIESLLRAEMTAHLGYQKGDSIIANNQRNGFSQKTIKTQNGEQRIQIPRDREASFDPVIVPKHQSISQELEDCIQLLYAKGMSNLDIIDFIHRTYGVNYSTSQVSIITNQLLEDIKLWQNRPLEDVYPIIWIDAIHYKIRQEGKVISKACMIVLGVNTEGQQDILSMHIVETEKASAWMSILDDLRSRGVKDIFFLCSDNLPGLDKAVEAIFPDSIRQICIVHQIRNSLKYVSYKDRKAIMTDIKGIYQADNEQFALEALQIFKQNWEHKYVSAVQSWENNWDNLTAFLNYPKEIRKLIYTTNIIESFNASLRKYTRNKKVFPNDDAALKSIYLAAQSISAKWKKTRFKWGQIYNQLYICFPNRL; from the coding sequence ATGAACACAGAATTAGAAAAACAGTTGGAAGCCTTACTTGGTAAAATCACTAACAAAGAAGACTTTGATCAAGTCAAAGAACAATTACTTAAACGCGGTATTGAATCACTTTTAAGAGCAGAAATGACGGCTCATTTAGGTTACCAAAAAGGTGATTCCATAATTGCAAACAACCAGCGTAATGGTTTTTCACAGAAGACCATAAAAACGCAAAATGGAGAACAACGTATCCAAATCCCAAGAGATAGAGAGGCTAGTTTTGATCCAGTTATAGTTCCAAAACATCAGTCGATCAGTCAAGAATTAGAAGACTGTATCCAATTGCTTTACGCTAAGGGTATGAGCAATTTGGATATAATCGACTTTATCCACCGTACCTATGGTGTTAATTATTCAACATCACAGGTATCGATTATTACCAATCAATTATTAGAGGACATCAAGCTCTGGCAGAATAGGCCTTTAGAAGACGTTTATCCTATAATTTGGATAGATGCCATTCACTATAAAATAAGACAGGAAGGCAAGGTTATCTCTAAAGCTTGTATGATAGTTTTAGGTGTTAATACCGAAGGGCAACAGGATATTTTGAGCATGCATATTGTTGAAACCGAAAAAGCATCTGCTTGGATGTCTATTTTAGATGATCTGCGCTCTCGTGGAGTGAAAGATATTTTCTTTTTATGCTCGGATAACCTACCAGGACTTGACAAAGCGGTAGAAGCTATTTTCCCGGATAGCATAAGACAGATCTGTATTGTACATCAAATTAGAAACTCACTAAAATACGTGAGTTACAAAGACAGAAAAGCAATAATGACGGATATTAAAGGCATTTACCAAGCAGATAATGAACAGTTCGCTTTAGAAGCTCTCCAAATATTTAAACAAAATTGGGAACATAAATACGTATCTGCCGTACAGTCTTGGGAGAATAATTGGGATAACTTGACCGCTTTTTTAAATTATCCTAAAGAAATAAGAAAACTTATTTACACAACTAATATCATTGAAAGTTTTAATGCAAGTCTTAGAAAATATACGCGTAACAAAAAAGTGTTCCCTAATGATGATGCAGCCTTGAAATCCATCTATTTAGCGGCACAAAGCATCAGTGCAAAATGGAAGAAAACACGTTTTAAATGGGGACAAATCTACAATCAATTGTATATTTGTTTTCCAAACAGGTTATAA
- a CDS encoding DUF5107 domain-containing protein, with the protein MSYFNQILFKKLFILLILLCGVKNIAQVTLTEEKWNLPTYKVAPGENAPIFFSNESFQGARREIYPYALNDVISHEKVQKDWKVLKLENKYIELGITPEIGGKIYYATDKTNGYNFVYKNNEVKPANIGMTGAWVSGGIEWCVLHHHRASTFLPMDYSLKENEDGSKTIFIGETEPRHRMRWNVAVTLSPNKSYFEAELTIYNPTPYTNTFLNWANVATHVNENYQTIFPPSVQVATYHSKNQFTRWPISTEVFRDQDFTKGVDVSWWKNVKENASFFAWDLKEDFMGGYDHGKQSGTIHIGDHNIIKGAKLWEWGSGVTGQNTEARLTETSGPYVEIMVGAFSDNQPDYTWIRPFETKTWKQYWYPVRDIEGFKNANINAAVNFERREGNKVLLGYYSTQEVKKARILLRKGVEVIFQKDIEISPKKSFKEFITISKTEDLTNYSTELLDVNTNEIIIAYQPKKLEPIGKLPVPLERPKSPEEISSVEELFLTGNRMEQFYKYPDDYYDEVLKRDALDTRTNTAIGNRYLKNGDYQRAREYFSKAINRLTNDYNRPPTGEALYLQGVTLKALDLEEEAIDTLYRASWDYAYYSAAFFELAQISSAQKKYGKALEQINESLSTNMKNNRAVGLKASLQRKMNDFKGAQETVEIALQKDPLDFRLVNESYLIAKESGNTKNAQNELTSLTKKMRNFDQNYLELAVAYLNDGMFDEANAILLQYQGDSPIIIYFLGYIQDYFGNKKEAKQLFLTASNLSEASHFPFRLETIKALEKAISYNEKDGRAYYYLGNILYNKQPDLAISYWEKAITYSPQLAMAYRNLGWGYYRHQENVAKAIPFYEKAIALNNEEAIFYAELDKLYELNNSPVGKRMGIFEGNNTVVRERDDAFVSQIKVLTLAGKSDLAVAFLKGKEFSFREGNSRVREIIMDAQLTLGLDYFEKKDYQKALDHFLLAQVPDEEAGSARSGNRNFQVNYFIGLAYKALENKTEAEKFFKKATVQDKPDKRRKSIVSGFMSYYQGMSYLKLGNKEKANAIFNALVEQGNTELNNNGDETSDYFQIFGGKEEESTRKSMAFTTRGLGNKGLSKKRLAAEDLKQATVLSTSNLWAKIELEEKY; encoded by the coding sequence ATGAGCTATTTTAATCAAATTCTATTTAAAAAATTATTCATTCTACTTATATTGTTGTGTGGAGTAAAGAATATAGCACAAGTTACATTAACAGAAGAGAAGTGGAACCTACCGACCTATAAAGTTGCTCCAGGAGAAAATGCGCCAATATTTTTTTCTAACGAAAGTTTTCAAGGCGCACGAAGAGAAATTTATCCCTATGCTTTAAATGATGTTATTTCGCATGAAAAAGTTCAAAAGGATTGGAAAGTACTTAAACTAGAAAATAAATACATTGAACTTGGTATTACCCCAGAAATTGGTGGTAAAATATATTATGCTACCGATAAAACAAATGGATATAATTTTGTTTATAAAAATAATGAAGTAAAACCTGCAAATATAGGAATGACGGGTGCATGGGTTTCTGGTGGTATTGAATGGTGTGTACTACACCATCATAGAGCATCTACTTTTTTACCCATGGATTATTCCTTAAAAGAAAACGAAGATGGTAGCAAAACGATTTTTATTGGCGAAACAGAACCAAGACATAGAATGCGTTGGAATGTGGCGGTAACACTTTCTCCTAATAAATCTTATTTTGAAGCGGAACTTACTATTTATAACCCGACACCCTATACAAATACTTTTTTAAATTGGGCTAATGTTGCAACACACGTTAATGAAAACTACCAAACTATTTTTCCGCCAAGTGTTCAAGTGGCAACGTATCATTCTAAAAATCAGTTTACGCGTTGGCCAATTTCAACAGAAGTTTTTAGAGATCAAGATTTTACAAAAGGAGTTGATGTGAGTTGGTGGAAAAATGTAAAAGAAAATGCTTCTTTCTTTGCATGGGATTTAAAAGAAGATTTTATGGGTGGCTATGACCATGGCAAACAAAGCGGAACCATACATATTGGAGATCATAATATTATAAAGGGTGCAAAACTTTGGGAATGGGGCTCTGGAGTAACTGGGCAAAATACCGAAGCAAGGTTGACCGAAACCAGCGGTCCGTATGTTGAAATTATGGTTGGTGCGTTTTCTGATAATCAACCTGATTATACATGGATTAGACCTTTCGAAACCAAAACTTGGAAACAATATTGGTATCCTGTACGGGATATTGAAGGGTTTAAAAATGCGAATATCAATGCTGCTGTAAATTTTGAAAGACGAGAAGGTAATAAAGTTTTATTAGGATATTATTCTACACAAGAAGTGAAAAAAGCACGTATTCTTTTACGTAAAGGTGTTGAAGTTATTTTTCAGAAAGACATAGAAATTTCTCCTAAAAAATCTTTTAAAGAATTTATTACAATCAGTAAAACAGAAGATTTGACCAATTATTCTACAGAGTTATTAGATGTAAATACAAATGAGATCATTATTGCTTATCAGCCAAAAAAATTAGAACCAATAGGTAAACTTCCAGTACCATTGGAAAGACCTAAATCTCCTGAAGAAATTTCTTCGGTGGAAGAATTATTTCTTACGGGTAACAGAATGGAGCAATTTTATAAATACCCAGATGATTATTATGACGAAGTGTTAAAAAGAGATGCTCTTGATACAAGAACTAATACGGCTATTGGAAATCGATATTTAAAAAATGGAGATTATCAAAGAGCGAGAGAATATTTTTCTAAAGCGATAAATAGGCTTACCAATGATTATAATAGACCGCCAACTGGGGAAGCACTTTATTTACAGGGTGTGACTTTGAAGGCTCTTGATCTTGAAGAAGAGGCTATAGACACACTTTATCGTGCAAGTTGGGATTATGCCTATTATTCTGCGGCATTTTTTGAGCTAGCACAAATTTCATCCGCACAAAAAAAGTATGGCAAAGCACTTGAACAAATTAATGAATCGCTTTCTACCAATATGAAAAATAATAGAGCGGTTGGTTTAAAAGCTTCATTACAAAGAAAAATGAACGATTTTAAAGGAGCGCAAGAAACAGTAGAAATTGCGTTACAAAAAGATCCACTTGATTTCCGTTTGGTTAATGAATCCTATTTGATTGCGAAAGAATCTGGAAATACTAAAAATGCACAAAATGAATTGACCTCATTAACTAAAAAAATGAGGAATTTTGATCAGAACTACTTGGAATTGGCTGTTGCATATCTCAATGATGGTATGTTTGATGAAGCGAATGCTATTTTATTACAATATCAAGGAGATAGTCCGATTATTATTTATTTTTTGGGATACATTCAAGATTATTTTGGTAATAAGAAGGAAGCTAAGCAGCTTTTTTTAACAGCGTCTAACCTTTCAGAAGCTTCTCATTTTCCATTTCGTCTAGAAACTATTAAAGCACTTGAAAAAGCTATATCTTATAATGAAAAGGACGGAAGAGCGTATTATTATTTAGGGAATATTCTATACAATAAACAACCCGATCTAGCCATTTCTTATTGGGAAAAAGCAATTACTTATAGTCCTCAATTAGCTATGGCTTATCGTAATTTGGGTTGGGGATATTACCGCCATCAAGAAAATGTTGCAAAAGCAATTCCATTTTATGAAAAAGCAATTGCATTAAATAACGAGGAAGCTATTTTTTATGCAGAGTTGGATAAACTATATGAATTAAATAACTCTCCTGTAGGAAAGAGAATGGGTATATTTGAAGGCAATAATACTGTTGTTCGCGAACGAGATGATGCTTTTGTTAGTCAAATTAAAGTATTGACCTTAGCTGGAAAATCTGATTTGGCTGTGGCATTTTTAAAAGGAAAAGAATTTAGTTTTAGAGAAGGAAACTCTAGAGTTCGAGAAATAATTATGGATGCTCAACTTACTTTAGGTTTAGACTATTTTGAAAAGAAAGACTATCAAAAAGCTTTAGATCATTTTTTATTAGCTCAGGTGCCAGATGAGGAGGCAGGTAGTGCAAGATCAGGCAATAGAAATTTTCAAGTGAATTATTTTATAGGATTAGCTTATAAAGCTCTTGAAAACAAGACAGAAGCAGAAAAATTCTTTAAAAAAGCTACCGTCCAAGACAAGCCAGATAAAAGAAGAAAAAGTATTGTTAGCGGATTTATGAGTTATTACCAAGGTATGAGTTATTTGAAATTAGGCAATAAAGAAAAAGCAAATGCAATTTTTAACGCCTTGGTAGAGCAAGGGAATACGGAACTCAATAATAATGGAGATGAAACTTCGGATTACTTTCAAATATTTGGTGGGAAGGAAGAGGAGTCTACAAGAAAATCAATGGCATTTACCACAAGAGGTCTAGGTAATAAAGGTTTAAGTAAAAAGAGGTTGGCGGCAGAAGATTTAAAGCAAGCAACAGTCTTATCAACTAGTAATTTATGGGCTAAAATAGAGTTGGAAGAAAAATATTAA
- a CDS encoding glycoside hydrolase family 2 TIM barrel-domain containing protein: MKSTKLFVLTLLISLSIGKFTTWAQDVNFNDSWKFYNAEAEGAENATFNDANWRKLDLPHDWAIEGPFDVKYNARSGGLPFHGTGWYRKHFVMQSSAKGKVVSIAFEGAMYDAHIWVNGNFIGNRPYGYIGFEFDISKYLKYDGTDNVIAVRLRPQDLSTRWYPGAGIYRSVWLKINEPVHVANWGTYITTPTVTNVKAVIQNETTIENKSVQNKKVVVKHEYFSPDGKSVATIEEELEVPANSSKNSGLYCTIENPEKWDTETPNLYSAITTITENGKVVDTYNSRFGIRTIAYSTKGFFLNGKKVRFNGVCLHHDNGALGAAVYRRADERKLQMMKSMGVNAIRTSHNPPSREFLELCDELGLLVQDEAFDVWKIPKVANGYNLFFDEWAERDIKDMIRRDRNHPSIVMWSIGNEILEQGDKKNGWKVAKMLNDYCKEMDPTRPTSAGFNHYPDPYDNNMAQQVDIAGMNYKPSKYSEEIKNYPDLPIYGSETSSVTSSRGVYHLPIEKYQTHESLQVTSYDIIGPPWAYPPDIEFHFQEQNPNVMGEFMWTGFDYLGEPTPYGGKDNSTNGHWNADWPSRSSYFGAVDLAGFPKDRFYLYQSHWTTKPMIHLLPHWNWKGMEGENIPVYCYTNCDEAELFVNGKSMGKKVKGKDLTELKVDFLRYEPKKFQSKYRLSWNVPYEAGNIKVVGYKNGKAIQEVQIFTSGKPAKISLSVDRKEIAADGSDLAYITIRIEDKDGNLCPNATNLVNFSIDGVGSLIAVDNGNAASVEPFQANYRKAFSGMCLAVLKSSKKEGTIKFTAKSKGLKSSKISVLTK, translated from the coding sequence ATGAAAAGCACAAAACTTTTTGTTCTAACACTTTTAATCTCGCTGTCCATAGGGAAATTTACAACATGGGCACAAGATGTCAATTTTAATGATTCTTGGAAATTTTATAACGCAGAAGCAGAAGGAGCGGAAAATGCAACGTTTAATGATGCGAATTGGAGAAAATTAGATTTACCGCATGATTGGGCAATTGAAGGGCCGTTTGATGTGAAATACAACGCGCGAAGTGGTGGTCTTCCATTTCATGGTACCGGTTGGTATAGAAAACATTTTGTGATGCAAAGTTCAGCAAAAGGTAAGGTGGTTAGCATTGCTTTTGAAGGTGCTATGTACGATGCCCATATTTGGGTTAATGGTAATTTTATAGGGAATAGACCTTATGGTTATATTGGTTTTGAGTTTGATATAAGCAAATACCTCAAATATGATGGTACGGATAATGTTATCGCTGTTCGCTTAAGGCCACAAGATTTATCAACGCGTTGGTATCCTGGTGCAGGGATTTATCGATCGGTATGGCTAAAAATTAATGAACCAGTGCATGTTGCAAATTGGGGCACTTATATTACCACGCCAACGGTTACCAATGTTAAAGCAGTTATTCAAAATGAAACAACCATTGAAAATAAATCCGTACAAAATAAAAAAGTGGTTGTAAAACATGAGTATTTTTCCCCTGATGGAAAATCAGTAGCAACGATTGAAGAAGAATTAGAAGTTCCTGCGAATAGTTCTAAAAATTCAGGGCTGTATTGTACTATAGAAAATCCTGAAAAGTGGGATACCGAAACCCCAAATTTATATAGCGCTATTACTACAATAACAGAAAATGGTAAAGTAGTTGATACATATAATTCTCGTTTTGGTATTCGTACAATTGCTTATTCTACAAAAGGGTTTTTCTTAAACGGAAAAAAAGTAAGATTTAATGGTGTTTGTTTACATCACGACAACGGGGCACTTGGTGCAGCCGTATATCGCAGAGCGGATGAAAGAAAACTACAAATGATGAAATCTATGGGTGTTAATGCTATCCGTACGAGCCATAATCCGCCATCAAGAGAATTCTTAGAATTATGTGATGAACTAGGTTTATTAGTGCAAGATGAAGCTTTTGATGTTTGGAAAATACCAAAAGTAGCAAATGGTTATAATTTGTTTTTTGACGAATGGGCTGAACGAGATATTAAAGATATGATTCGTAGAGATCGTAATCATCCCTCCATAGTTATGTGGAGTATCGGTAATGAAATTTTAGAGCAAGGCGATAAAAAAAATGGTTGGAAAGTAGCAAAAATGTTGAATGATTATTGTAAAGAAATGGATCCGACACGCCCAACATCGGCTGGTTTTAATCATTATCCTGATCCGTATGACAATAATATGGCACAGCAAGTAGATATCGCTGGTATGAATTACAAACCATCTAAATATAGTGAAGAAATTAAAAATTATCCTGATTTACCTATTTATGGGTCAGAAACTTCAAGTGTAACAAGTAGTCGAGGTGTGTATCATTTACCAATCGAAAAATATCAGACACACGAATCTTTACAGGTAACTAGTTATGATATTATTGGACCACCTTGGGCATATCCGCCTGATATTGAATTTCATTTTCAAGAACAAAACCCAAACGTTATGGGTGAATTTATGTGGACTGGTTTTGATTATTTAGGGGAGCCAACACCTTATGGAGGGAAGGATAACTCCACCAATGGACATTGGAATGCGGATTGGCCTTCAAGAAGTTCTTATTTCGGAGCAGTAGATTTAGCAGGTTTTCCTAAAGATAGATTCTATTTATACCAAAGTCATTGGACGACAAAACCAATGATTCACTTATTGCCACATTGGAATTGGAAAGGGATGGAAGGAGAAAATATACCAGTGTATTGTTATACCAATTGTGACGAAGCAGAGCTTTTTGTCAATGGAAAGTCTATGGGTAAAAAAGTCAAAGGAAAAGATTTGACCGAATTAAAAGTAGATTTTTTACGCTATGAACCAAAGAAATTTCAATCGAAATACCGGTTGTCTTGGAATGTGCCTTATGAAGCTGGAAATATAAAAGTTGTTGGTTATAAAAACGGCAAAGCGATACAAGAAGTACAAATATTTACATCAGGAAAACCAGCCAAAATAAGCCTTTCAGTAGATAGAAAAGAAATTGCAGCAGATGGTTCAGATTTGGCCTATATCACGATCAGAATTGAAGATAAGGATGGTAATTTATGTCCGAATGCAACTAATCTAGTAAATTTCTCAATAGATGGTGTTGGAAGTTTAATCGCCGTTGACAATGGTAATGCAGCTTCTGTAGAGCCTTTTCAAGCAAATTATAGAAAAGCATTTAGTGGGATGTGTTTGGCGGTTTTAAAATCGTCTAAAAAAGAAGGAACGATTAAATTCACGGCAAAATCAAAAGGATTGAAAAGTTCAAAAATATCCGTTCTAACGAAATAA